A single Phragmites australis chromosome 4, lpPhrAust1.1, whole genome shotgun sequence DNA region contains:
- the LOC133914676 gene encoding uncharacterized protein LOC133914676, whose product MSRPNELTCVEQMVLLDIRNMLQSMGKDISSFPLPEIEEEHDTMSGEVREIFEERSIEVDHEFASIVSSLNLEQRYAYDKILSYVDNGNGTAFFVDGPGGTGKTFLYKALLAKVRSEGKIAVATATSGVAASILPGGRTAHSRFKISLSIQEGGVCNFTKQSEIAKLLRMGSLILWDEVSMTKRQAIEALDKSLRDIMEKPDLPFGGKTIVFGGDFRQVLPVVRKGTRAQIINATLRKSYLWENMQKLRLVRNMRAQSDPWFSNYLLRIRNGTKETVKDDYVKIPDKICVPYTGAESDIDNLIDSVFYASNTPIQFRLHHISRYFVNKE is encoded by the coding sequence ATGTCGAGACCAAATGAACTCACATGTGTTGAACAAATGGTTCTGTTGGATATTAGAAATATGCTACAGTCAATGGGTAAGGACATATCATCATTCCCTCTTCCTGAGATCGAAGAGGAGCATGACACCATGTCTGGAGAGGTAAGGGAAATATTCGAAGAGAGATCTATAGAGGTAGACCATGAATTTGCCTCGATCGTGTCATCTCTCAATCTTGAACAACGGTACGCTTATGACAAAATATTATCATATGTTGACAACGGTAATGGAACTGCATTCTTTGTTGATGGTCCTGGAGGGACCGGAAAGACATTCCTATACAAAGCTTTGCTAGCGAAGGTCCGTAGTGAGGGAAAGATAGCTGTTGCTACCGCAACATCTGGTGTTGCTGCCTCTATCCTGCCTGGTGGTAGGACTGCACACTCAAGATTTAAGATATCACTGAGCATACAAGAAGGAGGAGTGTGTAACTTTACGAAGCAGAGTGAGATCGCGAAACTTCTTCGAATGGGTTCACTTATATTATGGGATGAGGTCTCTATGACAAAAAGGCAAGCAATTGAGGCACTTGATAAGAGCCTGAGAGACATCATGGAAAAGCCTGATCTACCATTTGGAGGAAAGACGATAGTTTTTGGAGGTGACTTCAGGCAGGTCCTTCCAGTTGTGCGAAAGGGGACAAgagcacaaataataaatgcaaCATTACGCAAATCTTACCTATGGGAAAACATGCAAAAGCTGAGGCTTGTTCGTAATATGAGGGCTCAATCAGATCCATGGTTTTCTAACTACCTACTACGTATCAGGAATGGCACTAAAGAAACTGTGAAAGATGACTATGTAAAGATACCCGACAAGATATGTGTGCCTTACACTGGTGCAGAATCTGACATTGATAATCTTATTGATAGTGTTTTCTATGCTAGCAACACACCTATCCAATTTAGACTACATCACATCTCGCGCTATTTTGTCAACAAGGAATGA